A portion of the Rhodococcus pseudokoreensis genome contains these proteins:
- a CDS encoding GNAT family N-acetyltransferase gives MTELQIREATPDDARMCGRILFDAFEALATRHAFPIEAGTPEFADFQIRAMLATDGIYGLVAEREGHIVGSALQDERGKIVGIGPVAVDPAAPDAGAGRALMNALLERSEERDVAGIRLVQTAYNYRSFSLYAKLGFAVRELLTVFQGTPRGSAIPGAVVRPATPDDIAACDEICRQVHGHDRHGELQFWVNAGTARVVERGGRITGYATGFGYTCHAVGKADDDVIALLVGADEFTGLGFLVPSRNTRLMAWCFDAGLKIVQQSTLMTIGLYNEPQGAWLPSIGY, from the coding sequence ATGACCGAACTGCAGATCCGCGAGGCGACGCCGGACGATGCCCGGATGTGTGGGCGCATCTTGTTCGACGCTTTCGAGGCGCTCGCCACACGCCATGCCTTTCCCATCGAAGCGGGCACGCCCGAATTCGCCGACTTCCAGATCAGGGCAATGCTCGCCACCGATGGCATCTACGGTCTGGTTGCCGAGCGCGAAGGCCATATCGTCGGCAGCGCGTTGCAGGACGAGCGCGGCAAGATCGTCGGCATAGGTCCCGTCGCCGTTGATCCGGCGGCGCCGGACGCAGGGGCGGGTCGTGCGTTGATGAATGCACTGCTTGAGCGATCGGAGGAGCGTGACGTCGCTGGCATTCGGCTGGTCCAGACGGCGTACAACTATCGGTCTTTCTCCCTGTACGCCAAGCTCGGCTTCGCTGTGCGTGAGCTGTTGACCGTCTTCCAGGGAACGCCACGCGGGTCCGCGATTCCCGGCGCAGTCGTGCGGCCGGCGACACCGGACGATATCGCTGCCTGCGACGAGATCTGCCGGCAGGTGCACGGCCACGACCGTCACGGCGAGCTGCAGTTCTGGGTCAATGCCGGCACCGCCCGGGTGGTCGAGCGTGGCGGCCGGATCACTGGCTATGCGACGGGCTTCGGCTACACCTGCCATGCGGTCGGCAAGGCCGACGACGACGTCATCGCGCTCCTGGTCGGTGCCGACGAGTTCACCGGCCTCGGGTTCCTCGTGCCGTCACGCAACACGCGCCTGATGGCCTGGTGCTTCGATGCTGGACTGAAGATCGTCCAGCAATCGACGCTGATGACGATCGGGCTCTAC